From Leptotrichia sp. OH3620_COT-345:
TTAAGTACATAAAAAAATTATAAACAGTATTAATATTAGAAATCAAAAATAATAGAAAGTTTGTAATAAAAATGTATTTGAATAAACATTATTAATTTTTTAATATGTCGACATACTGTATAAAGAAACTTTTTTAATTTTTGGAAACTGATATTATATAAATTAGATTAAAAGAATTTGATTTATAGATTTTTAATGATAGTATTTAGTAAAAATGAACACATCTGATATTGCAATTTATAACTACAATTTATCTTTCTCTTCTTCATTGAGTAATGATAGATAAAAAATATTAGAAAAAAATGTAAAATTAATTGATTGAGTTTTAGATTTAATTTGATATTTTTGTGACAAAAGCTCAGTATTAATGATTATTTTATGAAGCTGAAAATATAGTTGTCAGGAGATTGCGTATCTCTATTCAGTTTTTTGTAGGAAATGAAGATAAAAATTGTTAAGAGATAGTTTCAATACTTAAATTATAATTTTTAGGCTATCAAAATGGATTAGATAACAGTATAAAACTAAGATAATAAAAAAATAGAGAATTTTTTAAAGTTTTAAAAAGATGTAATTTTAATGAAATATAAAAATAGCGAGAGATTTTTTAAAGGAATATAGACTTTTTTAAAATATTGATAATTATTATTTTTCTTTATTTTGAGACTTCTTTTTGATATACTGTTTATATATCAAATTAAGTAAAAAAAGTAAAATTTTATTAAAAGGTGAGTTTATGGAAGAGAATAAAAAAATTGATGTCGGTATTATGTCGGTTTTTAAAATAATGAAGAATATTAAAAAGTTATATTTTAAAGCCCAAAGTTTAAGTAATTCTCAGATGAATTGGAATTATATGGGAAGCGGAACGGTAAAAATTACGTTGGATTATAACAAGCTTTATTTTCTGGATGAAATAATACTTGATAACGGAGGGAAATATTTAGACAGGAAAATGTGGTATTTTCATGATTCTTGTATTGAATTTTATCATTTCAGAAATGAAAAATATGAGAAAATATTTGAATTTGAAATAAGAAACAATAAATTTATATTAAAAGAAAAATATGAATGTCAACCTGACGTTTATTACGGTGCCTTAAATATTTTAGATGATAAGATATTTTTCACTATGAATATAAGAGGAATGAGAAAAGATGAATTGCTGGAATACATATATCTGCCTGAGGACAGAGATATGAAAGCCGAAGAAAATATATAATAAAAATAAAATATATTTACGGAAGGAATGTAATATGAGAAACAATAAATTTATTCTCCTTGACCGTGATGGAGTAATTAATGTTGAAAAATCTTATTTATATGAAATAAAAGATTTTGAATATGAAAAAGAAGTGATAAATTCGCTTAAACGTTTATCAAAATTGGGATATAAATTTGTAATTATAACTAATCAGGCAGGAATTGCCAAAGGATATTACACTAAAGAAGACTATTTTAAATTGGAAAAATATATTGAAAAAGACTTGTATGAAAAAGGAATAAAAATACAAAGAACATATTTCTGTCCTCACCATCCTGATGTAACAGGAAATTATGGGATTGAATGTAAATGTAGAAAGCCCGCTATGGGAAATTTTTTAAAAGCAATTGAGGAATTTAATATTGATACTAAAAAGTCCTATATGATAGGTGACAGGATTTCTGATTTGATACCTGCTGAAAATTTAGGAATAAATACAGTTCTTGTAAGAACGGGCTATGGAAAAGAAAATGAAAAAAAACTTAAAAATTTAAAACAGAAACCGATAATCGTAAATAATATCTCGGAATTTGCGGATTATATTGAAAATTATATTGAAAAATCTTTTGTCAAGTGATATAATCTTATAATATGACTTATATGTAAAATTGGAGATAATTCAATGGAAAAAATGGACAAAAATGAAATATTTTGGAATATTATAAATAGTAAAAATACTGATATAGGAAATTATGTCGGAATAAATAAAATTTCAATGAATTCAAAGGAAATAGGAAATGGAGATTTATTTTTAGCTATAAGAGGTGGAAATAAATTTGTTAATGAAGCACTAAAAAAAGGGGCATATGTTGTATATGACGACAAGAATACTGAAATAGAAGAAAATTATGAAAATAGAGCTTTTTTTGTGGATGATACAGTTTTATTTTTACAGAAATTTGCAAAAAAATGGAGAGAAGAATTAAATGTAAAAGTTATAGGAATTACAGGGAGTAACGGAAAAACTACTGTAAAAGACATGGTATATCAGCTCCTGTCAGCTAAATATAAAGGAAAGAAAACAGAAGGGAATTATAATAACCATATAGGATTACCCTTCACTTTACTTCGTCTTGAAAAAGATGATGAATTTATAATTTTGGAAATGGGAATGAGCGGTTTTGGAGAAATAGCCCTTCTCGGAGAAATAGCACATCCTGACATAAGTATAATTACAAATATCAGCGATTCTCATTTGGAGTTCCTTTATAACAGAGAAAATGTTTTTAAGGCAAAAACAGAAATATTACCTTATACAAAAGAAACTTTAATTATAAATGGAGATGACAGTTATTTAAAAAAACTGGAAAGTAATACTTTAAAAATAATAAAAGTTCTTGATATGGAAAATGAAAAAAATGTTATAAATAATAAAAATTTGTGTTTTTATTACAATAATGTGGATTTTGATGAAAACGGAACTAATTTTTCTTTGAAATATTTTGAAGATAAAAAGGGAAATATTATTGAAAAATCATTTAAAACAAATGTATTGGGTAAGCATAATATATTAAATATTGTAATGGCAGTAGCAGTAGCAAAAGAATGCGGAGTGGAAAATGAGTATATTGAAAAATCAATAAATAATATAAAACTTACGGATATGAGATTTCAGATAATTGAGAAAGGAGAAACCGTATATATAAATGATGCTTATAATGCCAGTCCTTCATCAATGGAGAAATCATTGGAAACATTTTCCGAAATTTATAATGATAGAATAAAAACCGCAGTTTTAGGAGATATGTTGGAACTGGGAGAAAAGGAACTGGAACTTCATTCTTTACTT
This genomic window contains:
- a CDS encoding D-glycero-beta-D-manno-heptose 1,7-bisphosphate 7-phosphatase, which gives rise to MRNNKFILLDRDGVINVEKSYLYEIKDFEYEKEVINSLKRLSKLGYKFVIITNQAGIAKGYYTKEDYFKLEKYIEKDLYEKGIKIQRTYFCPHHPDVTGNYGIECKCRKPAMGNFLKAIEEFNIDTKKSYMIGDRISDLIPAENLGINTVLVRTGYGKENEKKLKNLKQKPIIVNNISEFADYIENYIEKSFVK
- the murF gene encoding UDP-N-acetylmuramoyl-tripeptide--D-alanyl-D-alanine ligase codes for the protein MEKMDKNEIFWNIINSKNTDIGNYVGINKISMNSKEIGNGDLFLAIRGGNKFVNEALKKGAYVVYDDKNTEIEENYENRAFFVDDTVLFLQKFAKKWREELNVKVIGITGSNGKTTVKDMVYQLLSAKYKGKKTEGNYNNHIGLPFTLLRLEKDDEFIILEMGMSGFGEIALLGEIAHPDISIITNISDSHLEFLYNRENVFKAKTEILPYTKETLIINGDDSYLKKLESNTLKIIKVLDMENEKNVINNKNLCFYYNNVDFDENGTNFSLKYFEDKKGNIIEKSFKTNVLGKHNILNIVMAVAVAKECGVENEYIEKSINNIKLTDMRFQIIEKGETVYINDAYNASPSSMEKSLETFSEIYNDRIKTAVLGDMLELGEKELELHSLLSDTIEKTKLDKIYLYGTRMKSLYDKLQKNFEKENLKKTEIFHFYNKEKIKNELKKITDRKVILIKGSRGMKLEEIIE